The Natrinema caseinilyticum genomic sequence ATCCCGCGGACTTCGCTGTTGCCGAGTTTCGTCTTCGTCTGACCTTCGAACTGCGGGTCGGGGTGTTTGACCGAAATGACCGCCGTGAGTCCTTCGCGGATGTCCTCGCCTTTGAGGTTGTCTTCCAGGTCGGAGAGCAGGTCGTTTTCGTTCGCGTAGTCGTTGACGCATCGCGTCAGGGCGGTCTTGAACCCGGTGAGGTGGGTCCCGCCCTCGCGCGTGTTGATGTTGTTCGCGAAGGCGTGAATCGAACCCTGGAGTTCCTCGGTGGCCTGCATCGCGACTTCGACCTGGATGTTCTGATCCTCGTCCGCGAAGTAGATGACGTCCTCGTGCATCGACGAGCGCGTCTCGTTCAGGTACTCGACAAATTCCCGGATACCGCCCTGGTACTCGTAGGTCTCGGCGACCGGGCCCGCCTCGTCCGTCGTTCCCGGGCGCTCGTCGCGGAGCGTGATGCGGACGCCGGAGTTCAAGAACGCGAGTTCCCGAAGCCGGTTCGAGAGCGTCGAGAACGCGAACTCGTCCGTCTCGAAAATTCCCGTATCGGACCAGAACCGGATTTCGGTTCCCGTCTCCTCGTCAGGTTCCATGTCTCGAACGCGCTCCATGTCGCCGACCGGTTCGCCTGCCTCGAACGAGTGACGGAAGACGCCGCCGTCGCGTTTGACTTCCGCCTCGAGTCGTTCGGACAGGGCGTTGACGACCGAGACGCCGACGCCGTGGAGGCCGCCGGAGACCTGGTACGATTTGTTGTCGAACTTTCCGCCGGCGTGGAGGACGGTGAGAATGACCTCGAGTGCGGGGCGGTCGTATTCCTCGTGGGTATCGACCGGGATGCCGCGACCGTCGTCGGTGACGCTCACCGAATTATCCTCGTGGATCGTGACGGTGATGTCGTCGCAGTAGCCGGCCAGTGCCTCGTCGATCGAGTTGTCCACCACTTCGTAGACAAGGTGGTGCAATCCTCGAGAATCTGTAGAGCCGATGTACATCGCCGGTCGTTTCCGTACCGCCTCCAGGCCTTCGAGAACCTGAATTTGACCGGCGCCGTACTCGCTTTCCTGGGACATGTAAAACCTGCTTTCGGATAGCGGGCCGGTCCTAATAAAAGTCACGTGTACGCGCGCGAGCGCGTGCCATCGCCCACACCGTCGGACCGTCCCGCGAACGGGTTCCGGTGCGGATCGGCGCCCGGTCCGACCGAACCGAATCCGACCCGCGCCGGTCGCGTGCATTCCCTGGGTGTCTCTCGCGAGACGGACGCGTCCACCGGCCGTCTACAGGAGTTCGTCGAACGACTCGTGGCCCCGAATCTCGACCCCCTCGTCGGTGATTTCGGCGAGGAAAACGCCGTTGCCGGAGGCGGTATCGCGCTCGACGGCGCTCTCGACGGCCCGCGCCGCCGCAGACCGCGCGTCCGCCAGCGTGAGATCGTCCTCGTACGCGTTCTCGAGGACGCCGTAAGCGAGTTGCATCCCGCTGCCGGTAACGGTGTAGTCGTCGGCCATAACACCGCCCGCGGGGTCGATGCTGTAGACGTGGCTCCCGTCGTCGTCGACGCCGCCGAGGATCGGATTGATCGCCCGGAACGGACCGCCGCGTGCGAAGTTCCCTGCGAGCGTCGCCAGCGCCTCGACGGACATCGATTCGTCGCGACGGGACTCGTAGAGGTTGACCTCGGAGCGCAGCGTCCGGATGAACGACTGCGCCCCGCCGACCGAACCGACGAGCGTCAACGCCGCCGTCGGATGTATCTGTTCGACCTTCTGGACGTTCTTGTTCGAGACGAAGCGCCCGCCGAGGCTGGCGCGCATGTCCGTCGCGACGACGACACCCTCGTCGGTCGTGAGTCCCACGGTCGTCGTTCCCGTGCTGTTGACGGTGTCCCCGTACTCGTCGTCCCCTCGAGCGCCGTCGGGAATCGTCCCCAGTTCAGGGGCGTACGGAGACGCATCGTCGCCGCGCCGTGACGGACCGTCGGTTCGAGACGACGCCGGCGACGAGTGCCAGTTATTCATCGGCCACCTCCTCGTCGATGTCCGCGAGGATGGACTCGAGTCGATCCTCGGAGACCGATCGGAACGACTCGTCGTCGGTCGTGATCGTGGCGACGTCGACGTCTTCGGGGGCGACGAGACCGTCTTCGGGGGCGCTGAGTGCGCTCACGGCCAGTTCGATCCCGCCGTCGACGTCGGAATCCGGCCGGTAGTGCTCCTCGAGGTAGCCTTGAATGACGTCGCGGTCGCCACCGATCGCCGCGGCTTGCCACTCGTAGTCCGTCCCCGATGGGTCCGTCTCGAACAACCGGGGCTCGCCGTCGTCGATGCCGCCGACGAGCAAGGCGACGCCGAACGGGCGCGCGCCGCCCGTCTGGGTGTACTCCTGGATATGGTCGGTGACCGCGCGCGTCAACGTCTCGACCCCGATGCGCTGTCCGTAGCGGAGTTGCTCGCCCTGTGCGCGACGGCGGGCGAGATCGACCAACTGTCGCGCGTCGGCGACGTGACCGGCGCTTGCGATACCGACGTGGTCGTCGACGGTGTGGATCTTTTCGACGCTCGAACGCTCCATGAGCGACGAACTCACCTGGCGATTCGCTGCGAGGACGACGCCGTCCGGCGTGCGGAGACCGACGCTCGCGGTCCCTCGTTTGACGGCCTCGCGGGCATATTCGACCTGGTAGAGCCGACCGTCCGGGGAGAAGATCGTGATTCCCCGGTCGTAGGCCTGCTGCTGAGATTGTCCTTGCATTGCTGTGTCAGGTCACTACGACCTTCACCTCGGGTTAGGGATAAGCATTTATAGGCCTTTGTCTGGTGGCAACGCCGACTGCTTCGCTGTCGATGACCGCCACGGTGAATCGGGGCTCGGTGGCTATCTGGCCGCACCCGAAATGGCAGATTCCGGCATAATCCCCTTTGTCACCGTTCCGGTAGGGAACCTCGATGCTTCCGCTCGTCGCCATAGCGCCCGCTGTCGCCGGTGGTGTGGGACTCGAGTTCGCCGCTCGAGCGCTCGGGTGGCTCCCCACGATCGCTCCCGAGGAATTCCCGGCGATCGATCGGGAGCTACCGGGGAAGTTCAGCAGCGTCGATCCCGAACACGGCTGGATGGTCCAGCACGATCAGGAGAAACGGACGAACACGGGCGATCACCTCTCCAGCGAGGTGGGCCGCGTCGTCACCTGTTCGACCGACGAATACCCGAGTCGGGTGGGTCCGGCGAGCGATCGAGACGAAGATGTCACCGAGACGGCCTCGATCGTCGGCGACTCCGAGTGCTTCTGCCGGACGGTCGACGACGAGACGCGGGCCGTCGCGAGATGAACCCGATCTACCTCGTCGTCGGCATCGCGTTGCTCGGCGCCGGAATCGTCGACATTCTCTGGACGACCCTCTGGGTCGACGGCGGTTCCGGGCCCGTCTCGGGCCGACTCACCACCGGGGTCTGGGTGGGACTCCGGAAGGTGACCAGGGATCACAACAGGGCGCTCAGCCTGGCCGGCCCGATCACCCTCTCGCTGACGCTCGCGATGTGGATCGCGTTGATCTGGGTCGGCTGGACGTTCATCTTCTCGAGCGTCCCGACCGCCGTCGTCAACACGCGCACCGGCGGTCCGGCGGACTGGTGGGGGCGATTCTACTACGTCGCCTACACGATGTTCACCGACGGGAACGGCGACTACACTCCGGTGTACGGCGGCGATCCCTGGGAAGTCGCCAGCGCGTTCACGACGGCTTCGGGGATGGCCTTCGTCACACTCGGCGTCTCCTACGTGCTGACCGTTCTCGGGGCCGTCTCCGACAAGCGCTCCTTCGCCAGTACCGTCACCGGACTGGGCGGCCGGAGCGAGGCGTTCGTCCGCGCGGGCTGGAACGGGGAGAACTTCGACGGACTCGAGCGGACGATCGAGACGCTGGGGTCCGAACTGAGCAGGCTCGCCGAGCAACACAAATCGTACCCGATCTTGCACTAC encodes the following:
- a CDS encoding two pore domain potassium channel family protein, whose amino-acid sequence is MNPIYLVVGIALLGAGIVDILWTTLWVDGGSGPVSGRLTTGVWVGLRKVTRDHNRALSLAGPITLSLTLAMWIALIWVGWTFIFSSVPTAVVNTRTGGPADWWGRFYYVAYTMFTDGNGDYTPVYGGDPWEVASAFTTASGMAFVTLGVSYVLTVLGAVSDKRSFASTVTGLGGRSEAFVRAGWNGENFDGLERTIETLGSELSRLAEQHKSYPILHYYHSEKGERASAVAVPILDESLLLFRDAVPDEHSPDPAIVESARSSAQSYLETLDESFIEPEPAVPRSPNLDLLREDGIPTVSNQEFAEALADVTDRRRRLLGVVKADAWEWPPLEE
- the psmA gene encoding archaeal proteasome endopeptidase complex subunit alpha; the encoded protein is MQGQSQQQAYDRGITIFSPDGRLYQVEYAREAVKRGTASVGLRTPDGVVLAANRQVSSSLMERSSVEKIHTVDDHVGIASAGHVADARQLVDLARRRAQGEQLRYGQRIGVETLTRAVTDHIQEYTQTGGARPFGVALLVGGIDDGEPRLFETDPSGTDYEWQAAAIGGDRDVIQGYLEEHYRPDSDVDGGIELAVSALSAPEDGLVAPEDVDVATITTDDESFRSVSEDRLESILADIDEEVADE
- the gyrB gene encoding DNA topoisomerase (ATP-hydrolyzing) subunit B gives rise to the protein MSQESEYGAGQIQVLEGLEAVRKRPAMYIGSTDSRGLHHLVYEVVDNSIDEALAGYCDDITVTIHEDNSVSVTDDGRGIPVDTHEEYDRPALEVILTVLHAGGKFDNKSYQVSGGLHGVGVSVVNALSERLEAEVKRDGGVFRHSFEAGEPVGDMERVRDMEPDEETGTEIRFWSDTGIFETDEFAFSTLSNRLRELAFLNSGVRITLRDERPGTTDEAGPVAETYEYQGGIREFVEYLNETRSSMHEDVIYFADEDQNIQVEVAMQATEELQGSIHAFANNINTREGGTHLTGFKTALTRCVNDYANENDLLSDLEDNLKGEDIREGLTAVISVKHPDPQFEGQTKTKLGNSEVRGIVESAMHEGLGTYFEEHPDTAQAIVMKAVEAAKARMAAQKAEELTRRKSALESTSLPGKLADCQTKDPEEAELFIAEGDSAGGSAKQARNPEFQAVLPIKGKILNVEKHRLDRILENDEIRNMITAIGAGIGDEFDVDDVRYKKIIMATDADVDGAHIRTLLLTFFYRHMRPLLEGGYVYATQPPLYRIRYRGETYDAMTDAERDEIVAEKCDGNPSQVQRFKGLGEMNPEQLWETTMNPDNRILKQITVEDAAAADKMFSVLMGDAVEPRKQFIKDHAPEAEWIDI
- the psmB gene encoding archaeal proteasome endopeptidase complex subunit beta — translated: MNNWHSSPASSRTDGPSRRGDDASPYAPELGTIPDGARGDDEYGDTVNSTGTTTVGLTTDEGVVVATDMRASLGGRFVSNKNVQKVEQIHPTAALTLVGSVGGAQSFIRTLRSEVNLYESRRDESMSVEALATLAGNFARGGPFRAINPILGGVDDDGSHVYSIDPAGGVMADDYTVTGSGMQLAYGVLENAYEDDLTLADARSAAARAVESAVERDTASGNGVFLAEITDEGVEIRGHESFDELL